A single region of the Cetobacterium sp. ZOR0034 genome encodes:
- a CDS encoding TRAP transporter large permease subunit, producing the protein MSQELIIFLGMIIVFTFSCFKLKLPVSIAMVLSAITGTLISGNGIPVRHLVEGMFGYIDTILVIATAMIFMKTIQEIGTLNALSASILKKFHSIPWVLLIFLMIVSMFPGMITGSSTAAVLTAGSIVAPILMLVGIPIVETATIIAIGGILGMIAPPVNVPAMIIGGGIDMPYVGFTIPLLLLTIPVAIFTVLYLGLKYVKKINYDEIKSKINLEDIEKYGWKLYLPIILGVILMVLGKVVPTIFNLGMPLIFLISAVVGLFCGKKINFISVSKEAIKETLPVLGILMGVGMFIQVMTLTGVRGFIVVNSLSLPPAMIYVAMAITIPLFGAVSSFGAASVLGVPFLMVFLAQNQIITASSISFIAGLGDLMPPTALAGIFAAQVVGLKEYSLVLKKSMVPALVIIVYSILFIVFSKEIASIIY; encoded by the coding sequence GTGTCGCAAGAATTGATAATATTTTTAGGAATGATAATAGTTTTTACATTTTCATGTTTTAAGCTGAAATTACCTGTGAGTATAGCTATGGTTTTATCAGCTATAACAGGAACATTAATAAGTGGTAATGGAATTCCTGTAAGACATTTAGTTGAAGGGATGTTTGGATATATCGATACTATTCTTGTAATAGCAACAGCTATGATTTTTATGAAAACTATTCAAGAGATAGGAACATTGAATGCTTTGAGTGCATCAATATTAAAAAAATTTCATTCAATCCCCTGGGTTTTACTAATTTTTTTAATGATTGTTAGTATGTTTCCAGGAATGATAACAGGGTCTTCAACAGCAGCAGTGTTAACAGCGGGAAGTATAGTAGCTCCAATACTTATGTTGGTTGGAATACCAATTGTTGAAACTGCAACAATTATTGCAATAGGTGGAATATTGGGAATGATTGCTCCTCCTGTAAATGTACCAGCAATGATAATTGGTGGAGGAATAGATATGCCTTATGTAGGATTTACAATTCCTCTTCTTTTACTAACAATTCCAGTAGCTATCTTTACAGTACTTTATCTAGGATTGAAATATGTAAAAAAAATAAATTATGATGAAATAAAGTCTAAAATAAATTTAGAAGATATTGAGAAATATGGTTGGAAACTTTATTTGCCAATAATATTAGGTGTTATTTTAATGGTTTTAGGAAAAGTTGTGCCAACAATATTTAATTTAGGAATGCCTTTAATATTTTTAATAAGTGCTGTAGTTGGATTATTTTGTGGTAAAAAAATTAACTTTATATCGGTTTCTAAGGAAGCGATAAAAGAAACATTACCAGTTTTAGGAATTTTAATGGGAGTTGGAATGTTTATTCAAGTAATGACTCTTACAGGAGTTAGGGGATTTATAGTTGTAAATAGTTTAAGTTTACCACCAGCAATGATATATGTAGCTATGGCAATAACAATTCCGCTATTTGGAGCAGTATCATCTTTTGGTGCTGCTTCAGTTTTAGGAGTTCCATTCTTGATGGTATTTTTAGCACAAAACCAGATAATAACAGCATCATCAATCTCTTTTATAGCTGGATTGGGAGATCTGATGCCACCTACGGCTCTAGCAGGAATATTTGCTGCTCAGGTAGTTGGATTAAAAGAGTATTCGTTAGTTTTAAAAAAATCAATGGTTCCAGCTTTGGTAATTATAGTTTACTCTATCTTGTTTATAGTTTTCTCTAAAGAGATAGCTTCGATAATATATTAG
- a CDS encoding DUF6305 family protein, whose translation MKRFFTTILFFILGVLAFGEKFEKPVLLTSVGQSADVQMVSVLLKKAGVEATLDKNITGDKLGIDKTVVIAIGGSSKGLGAAGIKVEDELARTEQLLKIAKEKGIKIVGLHVGGEQRRGELSDKFVNATVGECDYLIVVEDGNKDQLFTKVAEEKKIPLVLVPKISGAVEPLKEIF comes from the coding sequence ATGAAAAGATTTTTTACAACAATATTGTTTTTTATTTTAGGGGTTTTAGCTTTTGGAGAAAAATTTGAAAAACCTGTGTTATTAACTTCAGTAGGGCAAAGTGCTGATGTACAAATGGTAAGTGTGCTATTAAAAAAAGCTGGAGTAGAAGCAACTTTAGATAAAAATATTACTGGAGATAAACTAGGAATAGACAAGACAGTTGTAATAGCAATTGGAGGAAGTTCAAAGGGACTTGGTGCAGCAGGGATAAAAGTTGAAGATGAGCTAGCGAGAACTGAACAACTGCTAAAAATTGCTAAAGAAAAAGGAATAAAAATAGTTGGATTACATGTTGGTGGAGAGCAACGAAGAGGAGAATTATCTGATAAATTTGTAAACGCAACTGTTGGAGAGTGTGACTATTTAATCGTAGTCGAAGATGGAAATAAAGATCAACTATTTACAAAAGTAGCTGAAGAAAAGAAAATACCTTTAGTTCTTGTTCCTAAAATAAGTGGAGCAGTAGAGCCTCTAAAAGAGATTTTTTAA
- the ggt gene encoding gamma-glutamyltransferase has translation MKKRYLLGAVAVTFFSFSSLKADFKPFDENGNMIRTGRGAEGKVGIVSTSKYEASKIGMDVLKKGGNAIDAAVAAGFALGVAEPNSSGLGGGGFMLIRIAKTGETVFIDFRERAPKNSAPKMWVLDKDGKVVDNEKVEGGKAAGVPGEVAGLLYALEKYGTMSREDVIRPAADLAKNGFVVTPTLSGDMKNKYDLMIKYPEFGKTFLTADGFPYETGDTFKNEDMAKTLDLIIKNGKDGFYKGEVAESIVGTLNKYGGVFTMEDLANYEPRIRKPVVGNYRGYEIISSPAPSSGGAVVVQILNILENFKVGDMEVNSPEYLHLFSEAFKLSYADRAKYMGDTDYTPVPLKGLTSKKYAKDLSEKIDMSKSKESIAHDPWQYESDDTTHYSIADKEGNMVSVTKTVNGIFGNGVVADGYGFVLNNEMDDFVTGEGHPNSVAPGKTPLSSMSPTIVLKNGEPFMVLGSPGATKIISTVSQVISKVVDHNMGMQEAIDAPRMFDNTSNKINVETRITPETVDKLKSLGHEVNGTSEWDRGMGSVQGVLYKKDGTLEGGADPRRDGKAVGI, from the coding sequence ATGAAAAAAAGATATTTATTAGGAGCAGTTGCAGTAACATTTTTTTCTTTTAGCAGTTTAAAAGCTGATTTTAAACCATTTGATGAAAATGGGAATATGATTAGAACTGGTAGAGGAGCAGAGGGGAAAGTTGGAATAGTTTCTACAAGTAAGTATGAAGCTAGTAAAATTGGAATGGATGTTTTAAAAAAAGGAGGAAATGCAATTGATGCAGCAGTAGCAGCAGGGTTTGCTTTAGGTGTTGCAGAACCAAATTCATCTGGATTAGGTGGAGGTGGATTTATGCTAATAAGAATTGCTAAGACAGGGGAAACAGTATTTATTGATTTTAGAGAGAGAGCACCAAAAAATTCAGCACCAAAAATGTGGGTACTAGATAAAGATGGAAAAGTAGTGGATAACGAAAAGGTTGAAGGTGGAAAAGCAGCTGGAGTTCCAGGAGAAGTGGCAGGACTACTATATGCTTTAGAGAAATATGGAACTATGTCAAGAGAGGATGTAATTAGACCAGCAGCAGACTTAGCAAAAAATGGTTTTGTTGTAACACCAACATTATCAGGAGATATGAAAAATAAATATGACTTGATGATTAAATATCCTGAGTTTGGAAAAACTTTTTTAACAGCAGATGGATTTCCTTATGAAACAGGAGATACTTTTAAAAATGAAGATATGGCTAAAACACTTGATTTAATAATAAAAAATGGTAAGGATGGATTTTATAAAGGTGAAGTAGCTGAATCTATTGTTGGAACTTTAAATAAGTATGGTGGAGTATTCACAATGGAAGATTTAGCAAATTATGAACCGAGAATTAGAAAACCTGTAGTAGGAAATTATAGAGGATATGAGATTATATCATCACCAGCTCCGAGTTCAGGAGGAGCAGTAGTTGTACAAATATTAAATATTTTAGAAAACTTTAAGGTTGGAGATATGGAAGTAAACTCTCCAGAGTATTTACACCTTTTCTCTGAAGCATTTAAGTTATCTTATGCTGATAGAGCAAAATATATGGGAGATACAGATTATACTCCAGTACCTTTAAAGGGATTAACATCTAAAAAATATGCAAAAGATTTATCTGAAAAAATTGATATGTCTAAATCAAAAGAAAGTATCGCTCATGACCCATGGCAGTATGAATCGGATGATACAACTCATTACTCTATAGCAGATAAAGAGGGGAATATGGTTTCAGTAACTAAAACTGTAAATGGAATTTTTGGAAATGGAGTAGTAGCAGATGGATATGGATTTGTCTTAAATAATGAGATGGATGATTTTGTTACAGGAGAAGGGCATCCGAACTCAGTAGCTCCAGGAAAAACTCCTCTTAGTTCAATGTCACCAACAATTGTACTTAAAAATGGCGAGCCATTTATGGTGTTAGGATCACCAGGTGCTACAAAGATTATAAGTACAGTGTCACAAGTAATAAGTAAAGTAGTGGATCATAATATGGGAATGCAAGAAGCTATTGATGCTCCAAGAATGTTTGATAATACATCTAATAAAATTAATGTTGAGACAAGAATTACTCCTGAAACTGTAGATAAGCTAAAATCTCTAGGACATGAGGTGAATGGAACATCAGAGTGGGATAGAGGAATGGGATCAGTTCAAGGAGTATTGTATAAAAAAGATGGAACATTAGAAGGCGGAGCAGACCCAAGAAGAGATGGAAAAGCAGTAGGTATTTAA
- a CDS encoding response regulator, producing the protein MGNSMLIIDDSEDICFAISEFFIYKGWSVETANSVEKSLEIMKNRKFDIILIDYNMPYINGAIGTKLIRTLDKEVSIIALTVEGKEIVAESFFEAGANDFAIKPIKMLDLFSRVNVHLNNKKPLKDEDSLSKGLPKGIDKNTLNIVLGCLNNKQEYMDVDEISNLTGVATKTVNRYMNYLLNEEKVILNNIYGKIGRPKKEYKLK; encoded by the coding sequence ATGGGGAATAGTATGTTAATTATAGATGATTCAGAGGATATATGTTTTGCAATATCTGAATTTTTTATATATAAGGGATGGAGTGTAGAAACTGCTAATAGTGTGGAGAAATCCTTGGAAATAATGAAAAATAGAAAATTTGATATAATTTTGATAGATTATAACATGCCTTATATAAATGGAGCTATTGGTACGAAGCTAATAAGAACATTAGATAAAGAGGTATCAATAATTGCTTTAACAGTAGAGGGAAAAGAGATTGTAGCAGAAAGTTTTTTTGAAGCGGGAGCAAATGATTTTGCAATTAAACCTATAAAAATGCTTGATCTTTTTTCAAGGGTGAATGTTCATTTGAATAATAAAAAACCTTTAAAAGATGAGGATTCACTATCTAAAGGACTTCCTAAAGGGATAGATAAAAATACTCTAAATATAGTTTTAGGATGCTTAAATAATAAGCAAGAATATATGGATGTTGATGAAATATCTAATTTAACAGGAGTTGCTACAAAAACAGTAAATCGATATATGAACTATCTTTTGAATGAAGAGAAAGTTATTTTAAATAATATTTATGGAAAAATCGGAAGACCTAAAAAAGAGTATAAACTAAAATAG
- a CDS encoding ATP-binding protein — protein MEIKLEYKKLKMVLIVLFLGMIFPIFLTHQNFKIYESITKALELWDKEHLLIGMLKLVIMNTLRSIPMYIAIFLLFDSIEIIKNGRKRNFEKVLLILPIIPIAYSLIKIFYDIQLPVGKTSILGVLWFCYYVKFDLKNITYVEKYLVFLSFIVGLQWLDVSKFFNFLGVGEITSDLNKAINFMEADVIVTLICISFFSFFTLFSILLLHFFKGQEERIARSRSEMENRHLKEVQLLVHDLKTPIFSVGALLETLTLQEKDERKKLYLKKMEDSIEKTNIMIGEILSVKSEKPIEIEEMMRFIFSFLSVHKNIEGITYKSYLKKDYKLKGNRILLSRVIINLIVNSWEANSSVVNIMVKDYKRRLIIQIDDYGDGIDIDNINELIKEGVSTKKSSGKGLAFVVKTIKEMDGKIYFIKKTKMGTKIYIILKGDEYGE, from the coding sequence ATGGAGATTAAATTAGAATATAAAAAACTAAAAATGGTATTAATTGTACTTTTTTTGGGAATGATTTTTCCTATTTTTTTAACGCATCAAAATTTTAAGATTTACGAATCCATAACTAAGGCATTGGAGTTATGGGATAAAGAACACCTTTTAATTGGGATGTTAAAGTTAGTTATAATGAATACTTTAAGATCAATACCGATGTATATAGCGATCTTTTTACTTTTTGATTCAATAGAGATTATAAAAAATGGAAGGAAAAGGAATTTTGAGAAAGTATTATTAATACTACCAATAATTCCTATAGCCTACAGTTTAATAAAGATTTTCTATGATATTCAACTTCCTGTTGGGAAGACAAGTATTTTAGGAGTGTTATGGTTTTGTTATTATGTAAAATTTGATTTAAAAAACATAACATATGTAGAAAAATATTTAGTTTTTTTATCCTTTATTGTAGGGCTACAATGGTTAGATGTAAGTAAATTTTTTAATTTTTTAGGTGTAGGAGAGATTACATCGGATTTAAATAAAGCTATAAATTTTATGGAAGCGGATGTGATTGTAACTTTAATTTGTATTAGTTTCTTCAGCTTTTTTACCTTATTTTCAATTTTATTGCTACATTTTTTTAAAGGACAAGAGGAAAGAATTGCAAGATCTAGATCAGAGATGGAAAATAGACATTTAAAAGAGGTTCAACTATTGGTTCATGATTTGAAAACACCGATTTTTTCAGTGGGAGCTCTATTAGAAACTCTCACCCTTCAAGAGAAGGATGAGAGAAAAAAACTTTATTTGAAAAAGATGGAAGATTCAATAGAAAAAACAAATATTATGATTGGTGAAATACTATCTGTAAAATCTGAGAAACCAATAGAAATTGAAGAGATGATGAGATTTATTTTTTCATTTTTATCAGTTCATAAAAACATTGAGGGGATAACTTATAAAAGTTATTTAAAAAAAGATTATAAACTAAAAGGAAATAGAATTTTATTATCTAGGGTAATAATAAATCTTATTGTTAACTCTTGGGAGGCAAATTCATCTGTTGTAAATATAATGGTTAAAGATTATAAAAGGAGATTAATAATCCAAATTGACGATTATGGTGATGGAATTGATATTGATAATATAAATGAATTAATAAAAGAGGGAGTATCTACAAAAAAATCATCAGGAAAAGGATTAGCTTTTGTAGTGAAAACTATAAAAGAGATGGATGGAAAAATATATTTTATAAAAAAAACAAAAATGGGAACAAAAATTTATATCATTCTAAAGGGGGATGAGTATGGGGAATAG